The Oncorhynchus mykiss isolate Arlee chromosome Y, USDA_OmykA_1.1, whole genome shotgun sequence genomic sequence tgcagtgagggtccccagtccggggcctacAATGAGGGTcaccaaagtggggtgagccagaggtggagcgggtctgcgtcccgcaccggagccgccaccgaagtagatgcccacccggaccctcccctataggttcaggtttgcggccgggagtccgcacctatgtggggggggggggggggggggggggggtactgtcacgccctgaccttagagagccattttatttctctatttggttaggtcagggtgtgatgtggggtgggcattctatgttttgtatttctgtgtgtttggccgagtgtggttgtctattgtctctgattgggaatcatacttaggcagcctgttttgccaccttagttgtgggtagttgtctttgttagtggcctgtatagccctagtaagcttcatgttcgttttttgttgtttcttgttttgttggccaCATTTATaataaagtaaaatgtacgctccccacgctgcaccttggtccggtcatttccctgacgacgttcgtgacagatttatttttctgttgtttgtttatttttttgttttttgtttttgttgagcggatggtcggatggccggaacataattacaaatcgtTTGTAGACTCCAAATTGACCTCCAGAAGCCCAAACATATACAATGTATgacaaaaacataataatttcataccttgattatATTTGTATATAATCaggtgtctctctattatgcatgggaatacttggTAAAAGATTTATTCAGTAAAAATcaattggagctgatttcctggtgtctTTTGTCTTTTATGTCCTACAATGGAAAGAATGTacacatacagtgtgtgtgtgtgtatatatacagtatatattttctGAGCAAATgttttactatatatatatatatatatatatatacatgggccgccagttggggaaccctggactaagattgaatggatttaacaagtgacatcaataacggatcatagctttcacctggtcagtctgtcatggaaagagcaggtgttcttaatgtacATAGGAACATACATACAgatttttctatattttgttgtattacaaagTGAGATAATTGTCATTTTtggtcaatgatctacacaaagtgctctaatgtcaaagtggtagaaaaataaaacacttaatatatatcttgattagataagtattgaCCCCCCTGAGGCAATACATCTTAGAAACcgctttggcagtgattacagctgtgagatctttgcacacctgaattatacaatatttgcccattattatttttttaattcttcaagcgctgtcaagttggttgttgatcattgccattGCCAAGTAttgccatagatgttcaagccgatttaagtcaaaactgtaactaggctactcagaaacattcaaagtcatcttggtaagcaactctaatgtagattttttttgtgtCAGTGTCcgtctttgcgaggcattgaaaaacctacctggtctttgtggttgaatccatGCTTGACATTCAATACTCTAAAGTGGGTCATGGACCTGCTAATGGTGGGTCGCGGACCTGCTAATGGTGGGTCACAGACCTGTTAATGGTGGGTCGTGACGTGTCAGTGTAAATGTAGAGTTATTTCattactggaattgatttggccaagtgcaaCTGCGGTCTCTGTTCAGGGTgctctctgcttagcagcggtCTCTGTTCAGGGTgctctctgcttagcagcggtctctgctcagtttggcagctgtgCGAGAGGGAGATGCCTGTGTACTTTGCGGGTTAACTGCATCTTTTTTATGCAGATTTCTTGAAGATCACTCTAAGACACACGCTGCAGCgctgtcgttcagcagcagataATGTGCTGTGAGCCACTGACTTGTCATTCCCACTCGCCATCACTCACCGCTGTCATCAAATGGACTCATGCTAGCAACAAGTTCTGACTAAGCTCTATTGTCATGAAACGCAAATACACCGATCAGTTTGTCTCTCTTTCATACTAACTTTGAGAAATAACGAGGTGCGCTCACAATGTGTTTTGTGCGGGGAAATGCTAGGTAATGATTCAATCAAAATGAACAACTTAATATAACGacacgtcctgaccaaacatcTACAGCATAACGGTAAACCCagggagttctttcagaacagggcagaatgcttcaggaaacagtgcttcaggaaacagtactTCTGGAAACAGTAGAAAAGTAAGTCAGCTAGCaaggcattgttgtcattttataacaggtGATGGTAAGCAGAAATAAGGGAGGACCATCTTTCGTAGTATATGTcagtttctctttcaaacaatcccctggCCTTTTACACAgctagtagctaacgttagccaaagtAGTCTAGCTAGCTTCTGTCATCAAGGCGGCTACtttcaaaaatctcaaatattaaatatattttatttgtttgacacttttttggttactacatgattccatatgtgttatttagtAGTTATGTCTTcaatagtattctacaatgtaaaaaatagtaaaaataaagaaaaacccttgaatgagtaggtgtgtccaaacttgactcgTGCTGTATAATTATGACATTGAATGTCAACACTGCCCTTAATTTATATAAATATCATAATATTTAcgcaaaaataaatacaactaaAATTGTACCTTCTTAAATGTGTCATTTTGTGTCTACACTTCATACAATCAGACAAATGCTCAGTCATGTAGGAAAGCAGTTTATTGATAATGTTGTTCATCACGACTCATCATTACAATCATTATTCGTTTCCTTAACATAATCTATATCTGATTTAGGTTTTGATCAAAGACAAAGTGCATTTTATTACTTCTGATCTAACCTGACCTAGCCTGTTCTAACCTGACCTAGCCTGATCTACCCTGACCTAGTCTGATCTAACCTGAGTCTGATCTAACCTGAGTCTGACCTAGTCGGATCTAACCTGATTCTGATGTAACCTGACCTAGTCTGATCTAACCTGAGTCTGATCTAACCTAAGATGAGTCTAATCTAACTGAGTCTTATCTAACATGAGTCTGCACTAGTCTGATCTACCCTGATTCTGATCTATCCTGACCTAGTCTGATCTAACTTGACCTATTCTGATCTAACCTGACCTAGTCTGATCTCCgtcacatatactgtacagtcatatactgtatctcagggGTACCGTCTCACCTTACCCTGCACGATTTTgcagttcaaaagtagtgcactatgttgggtATAGGGTCCCATTTAGGATGCAGTCACTGCACCCCTCCTGTGAATTTCACCATACAGTTACTACACAGGTAATCTACAGGCCTCACCTAATACATCTCCACACAAGAAAATAATCTAGGTGGGAGCAATATGGACTAAATCATCCCAGACTTAGGCATGTCTTTAAGGGAGTGAGGAGAGAATGTGttatcctctctcttcctcaaacatacaatgtttaaagccctctctctcctcccttcttcccctTATCCATTCCTCCCCTCATCCATCCAGGACAAGGCCAGCATTTgatatcctctcttctctcttttggCATCCATAACtaatgtcctcctctccctccttagCACCTGTACGTGCTGCAGAGCATCCCCCCTCCGATCATGAGCAGAGCTCCAGACACCCACCCCACGTAGATGGACGCCCCcagctcccctctcctctcctgggtgGCCAGAGGGTTGTAGAAGCCCTGGATGATGGTGTGAGCGGACCAGCTTACGGGGATAACACACAACACCCCCGCTGCCATGAACACCGCGCCTGCCGCGATGCCAACCTTCGACTTGGCCAGCCAGTCGTCATGGAGGAAGTTGGTGCAGCGTGCCCCAACTACAGTCAGCCCGATGGCGAGCACACTGACCCCAATGGAGACGCAGATGAGAGCCCTGGAAGCCTGCAGGTTCTGGGGCAAGGCCAGGAGGGAGTCGTAGGCTTTACACTGCATGTGACCCGTGCTCTGGATCACACAGTTCATCCATAACCCTTCCCAGAACACCTGGGCAGTGACAATGTTGGCTCCGACAAAGGCTGTTACCTTCCACATGGGCAGGGCACAGATCACGATGGTCCCCATGAACCCGATGAAGGCCAGGACAAAGGCAAGGATCTGTCGGCTCATCGTTCTTCCCCGGAATAGTTGAAAGTGTCCAATAGGGGGTTCTGGAAGTATTGTAATGGCCACGTTGTCGTTAGCTTGTTGGATCCGATGTGGGGTTGACTTTGCATAGTTTGTATTTCCTACTCTACAAAATGAGACTGGTCTTGGAAAAAGGCCTGATAGTTCAGATGCGGACAAGTCAAATTCTCCAGTCTATCTATAAAAGTCCATGAATCCAAACGTTGCAGCTAATCCAAGGCAGCTgtgagagcagagcagaccaTTGTATCCCCTTTGTCCTCTTTGAAACTAACAATGATTACAAGTCCACAAGTTGCATCTAAGCCAAGGCAGCCGTGAGAGGGTTGCTGTGTTTGTCGAATGAGAGCACATTTCCTTGTGTCAGTAACACTGGAGGTATTGTGAAAGGAAATAGAACAGGGAGGGGATTGAGCTAGTTTGTGGCTCAGGTTACCGGCTTTTCCTGATTCCCCAGTATGGGAATGTGTGAGGGTGGACAGTGGTTACCAtggaaatacactgaacaaaaatataaatgtaacatgtaaagtgttggtcctatatttcatgaggtgaaataaaagatcccagaaatgttccatatgcatgaAAAGCttctctctaaaatgtgcagaaattagtttacatccctgttagtgagcctttcaactttgccaagataatccatccacctgacaggtgtgacatcaAGGATCTGATTAAACagtattacacaggtgcaccttgtgcttgagACAAAAGGCCACTCAGTACATCCAgttggcctcacaactgcagaccacatatGGTGTTGTGTAGGTGAGCAGTTTTCTGATGTTAACTAgaacagtgccccatggtggtggtggaatgggcaggtataagctacagacaacacaaTTTCATATTGATGGCAATTGGAATGCAGAAATATTTCGTGACGGGATCCTGAAgcacattgtcgtgccattcatcggccgccatcacctcatgtttcagcataatacacagccccatgtcgcaagcacctgtacacaattcctggaattcCTCTTCCATCCTCACACATTTGAGATGCTCTTAATTGACGTGTACGGACAGAGGTCCAGTTCTctgcaatatccagcaacttcacgcGAAGGACATGCCACACGAGACAAatggtcacaccaaatactgactggttttctgatccacgcccctctTTAAAAGGCATGTGACCAGATGCATAACAGTATTCccagttgtgaaatccatagtttgTGCCCAAGTCATTGTTCCAATTGACTGTCCTTATGGATTGTAACTCGGTAAAATCTTTGTGTTCTAGGCTATTGAAGTTAAGTTCAATTAATAATTTTCAGCCGTTGGTTCTGGACAAATGACTCCCCATTGAGAAGCGTTATGGTTTACCTACTTCAATATTTATGCTTCAGGGGAATATGCAGGGGTCAAATCAAAGTATGTCAAGTGCGCCGaagacaacaggtgtaaaccttagtgaaatgcttacagtaGATAGAGATAAAAACAGTAGAACGACATTAAAgagaaggctatatacagacaactgttagtcaggcttattgaggtagtatgtacatagaggtatcgttaaagtgactgcatatgaTAAGCAGAGTAGCAGAAGTTTAAAAAGAGGGGTTAGagagtcctgctcactatatgtACAAGTAGGACATGGAATTGAAAAAGCCATTAAAGGAAACCCGGGAGCAATTatggttaattgccttgctcacgGGCAGATTAGTTTAGCCCAATATTGGAACTGACCTTCAAGAGATCGTGAACAGTTTAAACCCCAGTCTACACCATAGCCTGCTTGAACCAAGACATGAATTCAACGAGAATAAAGAACAATCATTTATTAAAGCAATAAATCGTTAAAACATGTCATGAAAAAAACAATTCTAATCCCCACTTGAATTTCCATGTTGCACTGCAGTTAAGCGAAGAGATTCACATTCATGCATAATTTCTACTACATCAGTCTCCATTTAAGACAACTTCAGGGTTCCGTCTTGTCAGACGTAGGCCGCGCCACTGGCGGCAGAGCGCGGGGCGGAATATTTGGCAGAGTACCCACCCTCCTTGCGCTGGGggcactggcagcagagaagtgCGCCCCCGATGAGCATCAGGCCAGCAGAGCCCCATCCGATGAACAGCGACGCGCCCAGCTCTCTCCTCTGCGAGTCAGTGAGAAGCGGGTTGTAGAAGTCCCTGATGACGGTGTTGGCGGACCAAGACACCGGGATCAGACAGAGGATGCCGGCGACCTGGAAGAACACACCGGATGCGGTGGCCACCTTGGACTTGGCCGCCTCGTCGTTGATGCAGTTTGTGCACTTCCCCCCAGCAATGGAGAGCAGGATGCCGATCACGGCCACGAGGATGGAGATGACGACCAGAGCCCTGGCGGCCTGGAGGTCCTGAGGTAATGCCAGCATGGAGTCGTAGACCTTACACTGCATCTGGCCCGTGCTCTGGAGCACACAGTTCATCCACAGGCCCTCCCAGAAGATCTGCGCGGTTACGATGTTATTGCCGATGAAAGCAGTCACCTTCCACATGGGGAGCGCGCAGATTATGATGTCACCGATCCAACCGATGATAGCCAGGGCAATGCCCAGAATCTGGAGACCAGCGGAGGCCATTGCGTTCTATCTACTCAAACACACGTAAAACAGGCAGGACTAGTGTTTAGCAGTGGGAATGCTAGCTATTTTGGTTAGGATACAGACTCCAACCTTTATACCCACCTACCAGGGTATGGTTACTAATTGTGACAATTGAAAGCACCTGTTTGTTGGCCGATACACACCCACCAAACTAATAAGCCTGCCCAAACTACCCATATTTTATGCTGCGTTCACACGCTAGTCGGTCTAGGAAACTCAGAAATGTCCGAaatggttgtagttattatacaCGTGCTGCTCTCAACCAGTTAgcacacgtgtcaaactcattccatggatggccgagtgtctgcgggttttcccTTCACCCTTGCACTTAATTGATGAGTTAAGGTAACTGATTAGTAagtaactcccctcacctggtaaTTGAaagttaaaaaaaactaaaacctgcagacactcggtcCTCTgtgaaatgagtttgacacccctgagcTCGCAAGTCAGAAATGTCCAagttccgactagcacgtgaATGAGGCATCGTTCCCATTTCCGCCACAAAGTGCTGAACATTGACTACGCAATTTACTGTTATTGATACCAGCTGTCAGTCTATTAGTCCCAGTCCGTTCATGTGCAGCATGTTAACTATACGCAGTTGTATCCACTGATCTCCAAATAACCCGAATGGCTAAGCTTTCTGTGCGTAAAACCTGTGCGTCAGTTTGGAGAGTATTGAAGGTTCGCCACGCATGGGCTATGGATGCTCATGAGTGAGCTGGTGGTTTCTGTGATAAATTATCATTTTAACCTCCAACAACGGAAATCAAATTCCCATGTGGGCTATTGTCGCGTTCAAGTGATACTCGAAAGCGTAAACTAAAATGTCCCACTTGCTTACTTGGTTGTAGttccgagtttcctagttccgactagtaTTTGAACGCAGCAAAAGTCCCTGCTATAATACGTCTCCTTCACACCGCCATTCTTTCTTTCATTCCTTCCTTATTTTCTTCATTTTCAAAATAACGCGACTGGAGAAAACCTTTTCAAAAGTAAACTATAAACCTACAAAGCAATGCTGTTCTAGATCTCAAATGAAATGTGAGCAGCCTATTTAACTTTTTTTGAGATCTTGTTTGTTTCctattttgtgtttttatttagTTTACTTCACATTTAATTGGGAAGGTATATTTTATTCGATAACAACAGCATGCTTTACTGCATCCTGTTAAAGGCCTTTGCTGAGTTTCGACCATCTGGTCTGGCTCCAAAGTTAATGTCCAAAAAACACAATTTGTGATAACAGTGTCCTAATTATTTAATGTTAAAAAAAATCCTGTTCATGGTTTtggatgtaaaaaaatatataatttgtgcAATAGTGCAAATATAAAAATACATTGTGTAACATTATTATTTTAGTTATAATGTGTAATTCTTCTTCTCCCCTGCTCGCTGAATAATTTTAAAAAGGCTCAGATAGTGTCTGGTTAATTAATTAGCCATAGATGACACCCAGTCTGTGTATTGGCCTGTAAGCAGCCACGGAACAGCTATCTTGTGtttcacacacacctccacctgtgGCATTGGGTAGGACAGCCAGTGCAAAACTGGAGAGACCATTAGAAGCCAAAACCCGCACAAATAAACTTTTGCACAAGAATCGTTGCGACAAGTTTATTTCATAATTGATTAGCCTACTTTTGCAGATTGGAGCTGTCTATTTTTCAGCTGTGAAATTATAAGAATTTAAATGTGGTGCATATCTCTTGGCAACGGCCCAAGACACAGTCCTATGTAGGGTAGGAATGTTTTTCCAGGATTTTGCACAGAGCTGGGCACATTGAGGGGCTTCCTGTGTGGGAAGAACATTCCTGAACTCCAGGACAGCGTGATAGATGTGTGGATCTCTTAGTAACGGAGCCAAAGCCCACCCGAGGATGGAGGGGGCTCGGTTGGCTCTCTATATAACCGTATTCTGCTTTAGGGGTCACACACTCGGTGTGCTTtttggaggagaagagggagatccATATAGGAGTAGCAGTAGCTGGCAACGATGGTATCTTTGGGGCTGCAGATTTCCCGGTGCTGGGCTGGGTGGGGAACATCATCTGCATCCTCCCCATGTGGAAAGTCTCGGCCTTCATCGGAAACAACATTGTGCTGGCGCAGACCATCTGGGAGGCTCTGTGGATGACGTGCGTGGTGCAGAGCACAGGCCGTATCCAGTGTAAGGTCTACGACTCACCCCTCTCCTTGCCTCCGGACCTCCAAGCCGCCCGGGCCATGGTCATCGCCATCCTCTTGGCCCTGTTCGGGCTCCTGCTCTCGGTTGTCATAGGGAAATGCACCACCTGCGTCGGGGACCAGTCGGCCAAGGCCCGGGTGGCCATCACTGCCGGGGTGTTCTTCCTTGTGGCTGGGGCGCTCTACAACTCCCgactcacagaggagagagctggGCGCGTCCCTGTACTCCGGATGGGGCACGTCAGGACCGCTCCTGATCGGGGGCGCGCTCCTTTGCTGTCAGTGCCCGTCGAGGGGAGACCTCTATAATGGAGCGAAGTACATCGCGCCCAAGTCCTCTGCGTCGGGGATAGAAAGTTTATGagtttgtaaataaataaaacatatacaaaaaaatatatatggaaagggtttttagatttttttcgtTTTGTGAATTGTTTGTGCTACTCGTTTCTTTGACTACTCTTTTTTGGAACGTTCGTTTCAAAATAGATGTGTGCTTTAGCCCATAAATTCCCAAACTGTGGGTGAAAATCGTactagtagaatgcacaaggtgcaatttcgaaatcaGTTCCTCCTCATGTTAGTCAATTCATACCTtcgagcagggctctccaaccctgttcctggaaaagtaccctcctgtaggttttccctccaaccccagttgtaactaacctgattcagcttttCAACCAGCTAtctattagaatcaggtgcgctagatggAGGAtggattgaaaacctacaggacggtagctctccaggaacagggttggacagCCCTGGCTTAGAGTTATTTCTAGCttttcagaaatgtccagatcaactagctcATCTCAGCTAACGTTTTTAATTTGGCTGTTTTAAGCCCATAGatattgttgtatttttttttctcactcaAATATCaaatgaatacacattagacatggcaaaatataTATTAGCTTTAAAATGGCAACATTTTCTTTGCACCCTATgaaaaaatgtgtagaactgcaggaaataagctttaaacctgcaaaattatatccaccaacaagaggggtgtgaacagtttgtgtcatgaactgtgcttgtgcccatagaaatagacgtgGCGAGCGCGCAGGGGCcgcgggatgttccccaatgctggaaggggggacTGAGTGAAAACGTTTAGGAACCTCTGCCTATGTATTGTTATAGCCTATAGCCTAGTTTACTTTATAGCCTATATTTTGCCGTTTGTTTAGCTTGCGCATTTAGAATGGCTATCGATTACATCAGAATAATAATTGAATAATAATTTCATACTGTTTTGAATTTTGACTGAGTTCTGCTCGAACTGTAAACAGACAACATCGTGTTTTGGGGGGGATTTTCCCAGATTTCTATCCCTTTTGGGACATTAGCCTACTTTTCCGTAAAATCTGCAAGGACATTGCAAAACGGAAGCACTTCAGAAAACTAAAGACACTTACTATTTGCTCTTAGAGAGTTgttatttaatatatatttttaaatatacatttttctcAACGAATTTTGAAAACTGAATCATTAGTGATGCTCAGCACATAAATTATTTTAATATTCCTTTTCAGAAACCCGTCTTGAGGAAAACTGGCATTTATTTTCACCTGAAAAGGAACTGGTAGATGTGCGGTCTGTtgcctactgtatgtgtgtacagaCATGGCTAGAAAGGATCCATCTTTTTTCAAATTAATGTCAAaagttgatttttttttatttggcattttagctaaccctaacccttttcctaacaaCCTAATTTTCCTAACCTTCTAAGTTAGTTATCCAAACTTGCTGCGTAAGTTGTCCTGTGAAAATTCAAATCAGACGTCAATTTGACAAAAAGCTGGATTCCTCGTCAATGTGTTTCCAGGCGCGCTCAAACGGATTGTCTCGAGGTGTCGCCGAAATCTGTTGTATTCAGGTTTTTTTTCTGTAAAATACTGTCACCCCACGAGGACAGTCAATTTAAAAATGTCGAACAGCCTAACGGCGAAAAATGCACTTGCCAATAGAAATTCCTCTTAATCAATCAATCTAGGTCTATGCGTCTACTTTGCGCAACTCGAATGAACAGAGAACAACAACGTAACTTAAACCATGATGctaaatatttatattcaaacAGACATTTATTTTCGTTTTAAAATCTACTTTTATTTCAAATGTGAATATTTGTGAAATGAAGGGGGAAAAATGCACATACTGAAAAGCATACAAAAGAGAGTACTCAGACAGAATGTAacatacagatacagacagaaTGTAAAAATACAGACagaatgaaaaaataaataagttGTCACAGGAGGACATCAATGTAAAAACATTACAACTTCAAAGTCACCTAGCAAAATTCAGAATATAGAAATATATCAAGCGGAGCAGACCCAACATCAAATCATGTCATAAGATATAATATATACTTAGAACATAGAGCTGGCAATATGTAGAATAGACAAAACTTAGTGTCATCTGCAAAAGAGCATCGGACAACTCAATAAGAGCATCAGCATTTCATCTGTAACATTGAACTCCCCATCCTGCTCCTATATCCCCAGTCCCATCTTCCAAAAGCACCTGAACCCCTccccttactagctctgactttgctgatagctactttattgaggaaaagtgtacatactatgcctgtgatatgtggttgtcccaccaagcggtcttaagatgaatgcactaactgtaagtcactctggataagtgtgtctgctaaatgactaaaatgtaaaatgtaaaaatgtagaaTGTCCCCATATCCACCAGAGACTCTATTCCTCACTCACACATAGTTCATGGATGGAGATGTGGTCCGGACGGGGGCGAACTTAGCTGCCACATATGGCCTGCCCATGTTGCCCTCCTTGGGGGGGCAGTTGCAGCAGAGCAGACCCCCTCCCAATAGCAGCAGCCCTGCGGAGCCCCAGCCGATGTACAGAGACGCCCCCAGCTCCCTCCTCTGGGCCTCTATCACCAAGGGGTTATAGAAGTCTCTGATCAGGGTATTGGCCGACCATGACACAGGGATGAAGATGAGGAGGCCACAGATGATGAAGACGATCCCGGCGATGATGCAGGCTTTGGCTTTGGCAGCCTCGTCCTCCATGCAGTTGGTGCATTTCCCCCCGACAATGGCCATCATGACGCCGCAGACGCCCACAATCACTGCCACGATGACCATAGCTCTGGCGGCCTGGAGGTCCTGGGGTAAGGCCAGCATGGAGTCATAGACCTTACACTGCATCTGGCCCGTGCTCTGAACCACGCAGTTCATCCATAACCCTTCCCAGATGACCTGAGCGGTGACGATGTTGGCTCCGACAAAGGCAGTGACCCTCCACATGGGCATGGCACAAGTGAGGATGGTCCCCAGCCAGCCAATCATGGCCAGCATTACTCCCATAATCTGGAGGCCCTGGGAAGCCATGGCTGAAGTATACAAAGTTCGAAGTTCAAGGTATACTAGTGCCGCTGGTTACTACGGCTGGTACGCTGAATCTACTGCTGCTGTTGTACAGATGATCGACTTACACCCCTGCACACATTTAGCCTCTACACGGTTATTTGTCAATGATTCGATCAAGTCAAACTGCTTCTGTCTAGACAATGCTGCACAGTCTCGAACACGGAAAGGTTGCAATGGaggctctcctctccttcttcttcgTCTGCCTCTTATTCCTTCAGACTGACCACTGGTGGTCTTCTTCCTTCTCTCTGATAGCCTGAGTTCTGGGATGACGAGGAGTAAACAGGATCTTATTATATAGATCACACtttggagggaggtggggagggtggggtttgggtttgggtttCTATGCTCCCGAACAATAGAGGAAAGGTGACACTGGATATCCCTGGGCCTTGTTTCCTGCtctttgtgtgttttgttctggTGATATGAGCTTTACTGAAGGTTCTCAAGCAACGCTCCCAAACACAggacaatgtctctctctccaacccccacctgaacacacacacacacacagtattaacTTCAGTATGTTATTTCCAAGACTGTCTTTACAGTGAGTGACATCCAACTGTGGATCCTGCCTAAAGACTgaaatgcagtggtgtaaagtgcttAAGTGAAAGTACtaattaagtcgttttttgggatATCTGTACTCTACTATTTATATTTGTTAACAACTTTACTCcaatacattcctaaagaaaatatgtacatTTTACACCCATACATTTCtcctgacaccaaaaagtaccTGATATATTTCGCATGCTCAGGCAGGACGGAattatggtccaattcacgcattTATCAATAATAACgcatcatccctactgcctctgatctggcggaatcactaaacacaaatactgaaATTGTAAATAGTGCCCCTGGCTGTccgtaaaaataaaataaacaac encodes the following:
- the LOC110510218 gene encoding claudin-4-like, whose translation is MASQGLQIMGVMLAMIGWLGTILTCAMPMWRVTAFVGANIVTAQVIWEGLWMNCVVQSTGQMQCKVYDSMLALPQDLQAARAMVIVAVIVGVCGVMMAIVGGKCTNCMEDEAAKAKACIIAGIVFIICGLLIFIPVSWSANTLIRDFYNPLVIEAQRRELGASLYIGWGSAGLLLLGGGLLCCNCPPKEGNMGRPYVAAKFAPVRTTSPSMNYV
- the LOC110510219 gene encoding claudin-like protein ZF-A89; the encoded protein is MASAGLQILGIALAIIGWIGDIIICALPMWKVTAFIGNNIVTAQIFWEGLWMNCVLQSTGQMQCKVYDSMLALPQDLQAARALVVISILVAVIGILLSIAGGKCTNCINDEAAKSKVATASGVFFQVAGILCLIPVSWSANTVIRDFYNPLLTDSQRRELGASLFIGWGSAGLMLIGGALLCCQCPQRKEGGYSAKYSAPRSAASGAAYV
- the LOC110510224 gene encoding claudin-like protein ZF-A89: MSRQILAFVLAFIGFMGTIVICALPMWKVTAFVGANIVTAQVFWEGLWMNCVIQSTGHMQCKAYDSLLALPQNLQASRALICVSIGVSVLAIGLTVVGARCTNFLHDDWLAKSKVGIAAGAVFMAAGVLCVIPVSWSAHTIIQGFYNPLATQERRGELGASIYVGWVSGALLMIGGGMLCSTYRC